TCTTGTTAGTCTGGAGTTTGAACCATTGACTGGAGCAACTCACCTCCTAGAAGCCACGGGTGGTCGAGAAGCATCCAAAACACTGTTAAATCTTGTTGGAAGACTATATCTAGGTGTGTCGGTGAGCTCTCGTCTCAGAGCAGGTCTTCGATCCGGCGACCCTCTCTCAGAAGATGCATGTCGGTACCGTCGTACTTCTCTATCATCAGAGGTAGATGGCGATGGTATCCTATCTCGTCTTCGTGGGATTCTCTTCTCGTCTGGCGAGCTCAGGTAGTCATCTGGGCTGGGTCGTCGGTGGTGTCGATGATGTCGTTTATGGCCCCTCTCGTGTTCTTCCACCACGACCTCTATACGTTCGTCGTCGCTATCATCTTCGCTCTCACTCTCACTCTCGCTTTCAGTGTCCTCGTCACTCTCCGTCGGTGGTGTCGATTCGGGCGTTGGCTCCCTCGGTCTTTGCACTCGCCGGCGAGGCCTTGCAGGCTCGGGATGTCTACCCCGCGGTTTCATGGGCGGGATGCGTacatcgtcctcatcatcttcgtcggCCTCGTAGACTGAAAACTGCGGGCGCTTCTTATAAACGTCTGTAGAAGCCCGCATCAGGTGTGCTGGGGGCATGGGCATAGTAGGCGGAGGGTATGCATCGAGGCTCATGCTCCTCGAATATCCCCTGGGTGTACCTCCGTTGGGCCTTTGTAGTTCGTCGACTCGTGTCCGATGGGGCATTGGGTTTGGGTAGTAGGGCGCGACGTCACCTGGGCCATACCAATCGCGAGATTCAGGGCGGAGGGGCCTGCGACGCACGAGTGGAAGTCGGGCCTCTTCATCAGGGACGTCTCGATGGTATCCTCCTAGCCTCATTTTCGAAGGAGGGGCCTGTGAGCTCCTTGAAGAGGGCTCACTCCTGCAGGACCCAGAAAGGGACAGGGAGCTGGTCCACGGCACAGCACAACGCAGCACAGCGCAGCGCTTTCGGTTCAAGTTGGTGTCCTAAGGAGGACTAGTTTGTATGTCGGAATGCCACGGGTAGGTTCAAAGTAAAAGATGACGAGCAGTCGGGCCACTCAACGAAGTCCACGCTGCGTGAGCAATTGCACCCCCCAAAGTTGATTGGAGTCGGGGGGCTGATCATGCATGGCAACCGCAGCTTGCAGCGTTGCGTCGAGCGAGTCGAGTCGAGGCGAATAAAACCGAGTTTGGAGCTGGGGCGAGGAGAATGTATGGTGGGTGTCGATTTGTCTAATGGTGCCTTACAAGTTGGGCCGCGAGACGTCTGGATGGATGGAGATCCAAATTGACCAGGCGTCAAGACACTAAACTAAGAGCAAGgaagaagcaaagaagaagaagagagaaaaggaaTAGAGACAGAAGAGACGTCTAAGTGTCAGGCTAAACGAGGAAAAGACGACCAATCTTGGATAGAACCCTTGAGCAACGTTTCTCAACCTCCGCAGTTTGCTATGTTACCGCAGGATAGCGCGGCAGATTCAAGTATCAAGCGTGGTTTTAAGTCACCTCACCTTTACTCCTCACGCATCAAACAGCTAGAAACGAATCAAAGTGCCCCTCCCCCGCGTGGGTGGGTTTCGGACTGGCCAGGGTTTGTCGACCGATGTGGTTTTTTCTGCTGAATTAACTAGCGACTGAGCTCTCAGACCCTGCGTTGTGTTATGATAGAGTAGAGAGACAGAATGAGAGAGAGGCACGGTCGTGCTTTCGACGGGGCTCTTTGGGCAGCACAACACACCGTACGAGCCGGATTGTGATCATACGAGTGCTGTAAACGAGCGAAGGACAAGCATAAACCTGTCTAACGATATTCCTTTACAGGTGGCTGGCATCATTCCAAGACAAACTGTGGAGGATCAGTTTTTGCGGTGTGATGTCACGTGGCTGGAGCCACAAGTCAAATCAAGCTGGGAACTGAGACAATACATTTTCTCGACTTCTACAAGCTCGTTTATAGTAGAATGCAAGTGCCACTGGATTCCTGCAGGTAATCATGCATCTCGAAATCTTATTCCTGAGATAAACAAAATAACATCATCGTGGCAAGATTGACTCTCATCATCGCTCACTCGCTCATGATTATGTGACAGTGACAAGCTAACAAGTAAGCTAACAACAAGCTCGTCATTGATGCCAACCCCAGTAACTTGACTCGCAGTACGGATACCCGAACAGCAGTGGCCCACCcaagaaaataaaataaaaaaactgTCCACGCTTCACAAACAATAGTGCCGAACGTGGGGTTTAAATCACGTCCGTACTGCGCCGGGTCATGGCCGGCCATCTACTCGATGTGGGGCACCATCTCGGCCCGGTCCGGCAGCCATAACGGGCCTCCCTCCCCGTACGGCCATTGAACGGCGTGACAGTGACGGCGTCCCTGCCGATCCTACATGGCCTTGTTCGACTGTTTTTACTTCTTTGAAATCTGCAGGGACCTTTCTTCCCGCACTCTATCCGCATGCATACAAGGCATCGGCACGGATAGGCACATCACTCTTCTTATAGCCGTGGCTCAGAGTCTATTGCCATGCAGCCCTGTTCACAAAGTTTCTATGTACACATCTATTACATCATGGAAAATGTAGGAACCCTTTCTGGTGTGACATCAGGTAGCAAAATATTATGGACGTTCCAATTGGAcaacaagaaagaaaaggcttcACATAACGTATCATTCAAGACTCAGTTTGAGCAGTGCCAGAGAATTCCAGTCATTCTTTTGTTCATTGATTGCTCGTCATCATGATTTTTAATATTGTACAGTATTAAACAAATGGGTATAGATGCTATCATAAGATATATCATCATGTTGAAGGGATAAATCGAAGAAGGATATCTGTAGGCCAATACTCCAAGAAACTTCCAGCTAGACCATACTACTAGCTTGTATGCATGATCTACATTACATTAAGAAGATTCTGAGAGTAATGATGCTGAAGCAGTACTATGATGTCTTGTAGCCAAGATTTGGCAATGCCGGTCAGACGGTCCGAAGAACCGTACCAGGATCAATGCCAACCAATAGAATGATACTTTCCAGTGCTGTACCCCAGGATGATCCCCAGAAGGAGTCTCTCGGGGCGACACTCACCCAGATCCCTGGGTCGTATTGTAGTGTTGGATTGGTTACGAGCTGTACAAGATTGTAGAACATCGGCGCTACTATTGAGTAACGCCGTAGTCTTGACGGCCGAAGAAGGGGAAAAAAGAGGCTTGTCAGGTAGATGACAAGTCCCTGTTTTGTATCGTGTTGGAGCACCCTTGAGCCGACTCATGGTTCAGCCCCTACGGAGTGCCGAGAAATGCGCGCCTTCTCACCTCAGCCTCTTTGAGCATCTCGGAGGCCAAGCTTAAGCTAGGTGCCAACGTCGCGTATCGTTCGACTTCCATAACCACGTCATTGATGATTTGGTCTAGCGCCTCACGAGTTGGTACCAATGTGAGCAAGATATTGAGAAGTGATGGTGACATGGTGGCACCCATAATAAGTAATGTTTGAGACACCATCGACAAAGCCCCTTGCCAGATGTATGGCATATGTCCAGCATGGCTACATACAGTTAGTTGTCTATTGCGTTGATATTTAAAAAGGATGACATACTGTTCGTGGATATGTTCCAACTGTCGAAGAGAAGCCTCCAAGCATTTGTGGCAATTTTCCCGCACGGCGGGATCCAAAACCTGCTGTTCATTATCTAGCACGGCTAGAATGTATGGCCTGTAAATGATGGTGCGGCAAGCAAAGAATCGGAGGCGAAGTACTGTTTGAACAGGGTCCTGAAGGGCGTTTCGGGTAAAAGGAAACTGCAGTGGCAATGGCAAACTCTCGTACCACTGACTCAATTGGTAGTCGAGTTCCGCGACGACTGGGTCTAGACTCTGTGTATTTGCAATAGAGTCCTTGGAGTAAATGAGATGGCTGACTCTGTTCAGTAAACGACGGAGGGCAATCTCCGCCAAGAAGTACCAAAGCTCGTCTCGACCGACTTGCTCTGACTCGTCTCCTTCGAATCCGCCTGGAAGGCCGACGTGCTCCTCAAACTGAACCACGCCCGAATGAGGCAAGTCGAGTTCTGCGAGAAGATCGCTCTCGAAGAGTAAAGCGTTCCAGTAAATGCGCTCCACGAGCTCTCTCTGGTGACTGGGAATACGGCTGGGAGCCATGAGAAGGAGTTGCAGCTTGGTACTTGTAGTGCAGAGTAGATTCCACGCCTCCATAGGTCGCACTAGGTAAAAGTGGTACGCAGCAGCCAAGAGATGGCACTGCGCCGCCACCACACTGTTGGCAGTCATCAATCCTGGAAGCAACGACCAAGCTGCCGTAAAGTATTGCAGACCGGGGGGATCTTCGTGTGGGAGAATCCTTGATATGCTACCGTGCAAACTTGCTTGGCCCAaagcaagaacaagaagcacGATACAACTCTCTGGTCCCTCTCGGAATCCGTTGGACAAGGCGGTTCGGTATTGGCTTCTCCAGGTATACGGGTTCACGCAGGCGTACCACACGTTGACCCTCTCAAAGTAAGCCTCGATGTATGCTTGAGTATTTGACAAGTCCACACATGGAGTTTTCGTAAGAGTGTGAAGCGGTTCTCGCGCCATCTCCAATTGCAGAAGAACTTGAGGATCGCATTGCCGCGAAATTAAATCTCGGATGAGAGGCCATTGCAGTAGATGCATGGCGGCATTGGTATGGACTTTGGGCATGGTAGAGATATTGGTTCCTACTGGTTGCGCTGACCAAGTCCCAAACCCGCCATTGGGGATAGAGCTGAATGTGGCCGCATTGGCTGACAGAATCATATTGTCGCCGTCGAGCCCGGTACCATTGCTCATTCCGGGCGAGTTTTCTGTCAGGCCCAGACCATTTGCTGTTGTGTTCACCATGCTCATCTGGAGAAGACTCTCAATGCGATTGAGGCGCTCCAAAATAAGCTTGTCACCAGCATCTAGCTTAATTCCTGGCTCTCGGTAGATGCATTCAGCGCCGAGCTCTGTACAGAGTTTGCACTTGGGCTTTGTTCCATCGCATCGCGACTTTCTCGAACGGCAAACCTCACACTAGCAAAGAGTCAGTATGCAAAAGATGAGAAATAAGCATTATGCTGTGACGCACAGCAATAGTAGCCCTGCGACGGGGATAATCGACCCCGGTTTCTGTATTTCTCCTCTTAAGTGGATTTGAGCCCTCGTCGCTTGAGACCTTTTGTCCGCCGTTTGACATATTATCAGGTCTATTATTATCGGAGGATTGTGATAGATGGCGGGCTTTCTGAGACGTGCCCATCATAGCATCCCTGCTGAAGCTGGGCGTGCGCTGATTTTTGTAGCTGATGGGAGATTTGAGTGAGGCGTCGGCCGACATGGTTGCGAGTGACGACATTGGAAGTTCGAGCGAAAAGCTGTCGCGAGCAGGAACGGTGAATGGCCGGGCTGAGttgattgagattgagtGAGCGGATTCGCCTGTCGATGATGGGGACATGATGATATGTTGGCTCAAAGATGAAGCGCGATCGGGAGACTGTCGCGAGATCACAGCTTCTGCGGACGTGATATGGCGACGCGGATAGTTGCAGCTATGGGTGCGAACAATTTCAGAAACTTGTTTAAAAAGTCCACATTCTAAAACAATACCGAGGTTTCAATGGTAGTGCCGAAGATCAGACGATGCGATGAAAGCTGAAACCTGAAACAGAAAGAGTTATGCCGAAGCTAGACTGGTGATGAAGGATGAATTTCTTGTAAGTCGCGTTGTGCCTTCCTGTCAAAGGATCAAAGAACGCCAGCCTCAAGAACAGAAGACCAGAAAACCGTCAAGTCACCGAACGTTGAGAGAGGCTTTCTTTTTTGGCGGGAGACAGTGGAGGAGTAAACGGTTATGTATGGGAGAAGAACATGGACAAGGGTCTCAAAGTCCATGTGGTGCTGCACCTGCGCTTAACCCCAGACCCTGGGTCGGGCGGTGGAACTCGGAAGAGGGTGGTGGAGAAGCGGGCGGGATAGACTAACGTTAGAGTCGACCATCCGGGGGACTTCTGCAGCGGATGGAGACTCGACCGATGGACTTGTTGGTACTCCGGTCAGCGGCCGAGGTGCTTGGAGAAGACATTAAGGACATGGGCATGACATGAGAGTTGGAGACGGAAATGATTGTTCGAGATTGTCTCGGGGGACCACTTCGGCTtcaggtggtggtggcgtACATTAGGCGAGTCGTTTCTAAATCTGGGGAGTTAGCGAAGCAAAGTGAAGCGAAGAATCTGGGGAAGCTCTCAACCTTCTTTTCTCCATGAGCCTCGATGTAGGGGCAAGATACGAACCCGTTGTCCTTCCTGAATCGATGCCATGCGTCCCCCAGAAGGTTGAACGGCTTGAACCAGTTGTTCTCGTTTAATCGCCTCGACAGGGATAAGACAGAGATGGAGGGGGGTCATTTCCGAGAGTGATTGGTGGGATCCCTGCTAACATCACAGTTTGCTTGTGGAGAAGCGATTTGTGGAGGATGAGGTTCAATTTCATCTCATAACCGGTAAGTAATTACTAACTTACCCACAATGAGTTTGATCTCTCCAAGAGTGAGGTTTAGGTAAACTGCGCCGTTACTTTGCGTGTGGATTTGTCAGGGACTGAGCTTGTGTTATTGGTATGGAAAGAGCGGGAGTGTCGTCTCATCTTTTTGCCTGTCGCACTTGCCTTGTAATCACATCAACTGGGAGTGGAGGGAGTAGCACTGATGGAAGGAACGCACGCATTTGGCAACTACCTTCCATGGTAGTCTAGGTACATACTCACCTTACCTACTCCCCCAAAGTCTTAGTTGTAGCCTGCTCATAAACAACACGTTTTATACCTGCATCTCTAACAACAACATCTCGACCATGCTTGTATCGTATCCTCAGATGCATCGCCATTTCCCTCCCCGTTATACCGTCCGTTCTATAGCTCAGTTCACCAACAACATGTACTGTACGGTACCAGTACTTGAGATGGTGGCATAATGAACCTGAATTAATGCGGCCCTACCACGATTTGACAGTCAGAACCACCGTAGTTCTAGACCCCAGCCGAGAGAATTGCCACGAGAACATCTCCAGAGTAATATGCGAAATAACTGTCTCGGATGCCATCCGTACCTCTCGTTCATGGCCATGGGGTCTGCAAATCCTTTCAAGCATTGACTGTAGGTAGGTTGACAGTTACCCCCAAACCACAAAGTACAGTACTTGACTCTCATCGAAATTCCATTTTTGTTTTCATCTCTTAGAGCCAAAACACCTTCAATTATCAACTTGTTCAGTTCATCGCGCTACACTATTATTATTTGACATTAGCACAGCGTTGGACCTAAAATCCGGTACGGCGCCGCTTTCATCTATTCAGACAGTCGCAGACTTGCCCATCTTGACAAGCACTCATGCGCCCAACCATCTTAAATCAACGGCCCGAATAGGGGTGGTCTTTGTTGGAGCCTCGCTGTCCTAATCCAATCCAAACCCAAGCCCGTGACCAACCTGGGGTTCGGTTTTAGCCTGCTCCGGTCTGGGGTGCCGCCTCGAAACGCCTGTCAACCTGCGGGGAAAGCTAAAGGTGTGGTGCGTTTTGTCCAAAATAAGGTAAACGGCTAGCAAGGTTGTTCGATGGATCTTCCGGCTAATATCGAAGCTCGCGTCAACTCACCGGAAGCAGAAGACGGCACTGGCAACCATGATACCCAGATGCTTGGGAAATCGATAAACATATACTAGAATCTCAGGCGGACGATACCTTTATAAGCAACAAAAAGGATAAGCATATTATGGCTTTGATAAGATGACTACTTGAGCTTCAAACACACGATCTACTACGACTTCTCATCAAGtatcaagcgttggcaaggAATTACATTATTCTCCTCACCAACATTTTCAGGGTCTTTGGCATCCCGGCTATCATCATCCTGAGCCTTGTCCCCAGAATGCAAGTCGATCTTCGAGATTGAGAGGACGCCCATATTCCCTTTTGGGGCACCCGGAAGGGTCGATGCCCTGTTCCCCTCTGGAAGGACTGAACCCACTTCAGTCGTTCATGAACTAGGGCTGATAGACCATCCCCGTGCTTCATCCCATATGCCCCTCCAAAGCCGCTGCAAGATACAAACAGCCACCAATGCAGCATGCCTCGCATTGTCCCCTGCATCATGGTACGATCGACTACACTTGAGATGACTGGCTGCCAATAACGAGTGCAATGTGTCCAGACAAACTGAACAGAGTGTCCCTGGCACTGCAACCCAATCCCTCTTCGGACCAGGGAGCCGTAAATCCGAAACAATACCAAGGCACTCGATATTGAAACTGAGTGCATGGAGAGAAGTCCTTGACATTTCGTGAGTGTCTTCTTCAACAAAGGGTGCTGTTAGCGGATAGAGCTACGTCATGGACGCCTCTCGCTGATATTTCTTCAACATCGTGACATGAACGAAAGAATATGCCCGGATGACAAGCCACCGAAATGACGTAGGACAGCACTCAATGGTAGACGAAACCATGCTTgtttgatgatacgaagcaAGCAGATCATTCATAGAAGATCACGGCTGTGACCTCGCCCTCCAACTCCGCATAAGCAACGAAATCGCCAATCATTCCTGTTTTGACATCTCTCTCTAGAATAATGACACGGCTGTCGTGCTGGAGTGCCACCGCAACTAACGTACCGGCCTTGTTGATAGTAAAATGCCGCGGGAATCTACCTCCGCATGCGATATCTTGTTGCAAGGCCAGATGCCCAGTCTCGCCGTCAATCCTGAAACTGACAAGCGAATCTGAAGTTATACTGGTGGTGTTGCCACCATCAAAACTGGGTATTTCGAGGGTGTTCTCATTTCGggatgagatgagaagaTACTCTCGATCTGGCTGTACGGAGTTAGAATCACGACCTTTCAAAATTCGGTGCTCACTTACAGATACGGCAatctcagcagcagcggcaCCTCGGGGGATATCGTTTCCTTTGCCATGGATGCCACTGCTCCATACTTCCTTGAAAACGATAAAACCCCCGCCATATACGACCTCATATCCGACGACCGTATTGGCCAATTCGGTGACGAGATACATGAACGTCTTGGTCTCTTTTACTACAAATGTCAGATGTCGAGGTCCGCTCCCAGGAGCAACAACCAAAGGATCGAGCTTGCTCAACGCCAAgctttcatcctcatcaacgCTGTAGACACGGATCAAATCCGCGCCTAGATCTGGAACAAGAAGGAACCGTTTAGTCGGGTCGAGAACTGCAGCGTGGGGATGAGACGCCTCCTGCCTTGATGGATCAGGTCCTGGCTTCGGAAGGCTGTATTCCAGGACCTGCAGCGAGGTAATATTGGACGGGTCTCGAATGTCCCAAGTAGTAAATGCCGAACCGCCGCTTAGATATAGTTAGTCTCTTGATGCAATACCACATTTGAAAGGGGATATGCGTACTAATGCGCCACGGCCAACCCATAGTCCCACTGTCCATAAGCAACAGCACTCACGGGGCCAAGTGCCGTAGACAACTTGGTCAAAGGTGCCAAAGTGCCATTCTCATTCGTTGCAAAGGATACCAACGACCCATTCTTTCCATCCTTAATCCCTTCATCAGTGCAATAGAGCACACCGTTCATCCAATCAAGTGTGAGCCACGACGGACTCCCACCACAAGCATCCGTCGTCGCCAGCGTTTCAAGCTTGACGGGTGCATCCCGATACGCGGCAAGCGAAAGGTTCAGCGTCGTAACGAGTCCACTGTAAGAGGCAGCATACAGCAACGAACTCGGGTCGTGAGCGTGTGTCACCGGGTCAAGTATATCATGATGGTGGCTCCAATGGGCTCCTTTCTTATAATATGTTTGATATGCGCAGTGAAGAAGCACTATCGTAAGAGGCACGCCGAGGAGCAATGTTGAGATGAGTAGTGTGGCGCTGTTGTCCCTAAAGGGGTTTTTATTAGGTTTCCCACGGTTGAGGAGTTTCATGATGAGTGATGAGATGGTAGATCAAGATTCAATGTTTGAGGATGGGATCTGCGGTTGTATGGGGGAGCTGAAAGCTGACGCAGCTCCAACGCACTGGCCGCAAGCTGAATATCAGGGGTCGCGAATTGATAATAGCCGAAATATGACTGCTAATATGTTTATATCGCTAGAGCATTGACAATATCGATTCGTGGAGAAAGCAGAGTCGAAAATACAATCAGAAATTGATGCGGAGTCAAGATTTGATAGTCTTTGTGGTTGTCGGCAATTGATCAACACTTCAAGCATAGCCTTGCGCTAGGTAAGGAACGGAGTATGTGTGTGGCTTCTGTAGCACTATGATTGACGCCTTTCGTATCGGTATCACCGGTTGGTTCTAACTGTTTAGTATTGCCACTAATCAATAGATTTTAGGTTTAATTGTTAACGTCCTTGCATGGTTGTTTGTTTCAAGAATGTAGACGCACGGTGGTCGATGAACTGCCATTCTTTACAGCTTCAAAGGTATGTAATAGAAAGATGCATCTGAGCTGTAGCATACAAAAGTATATGGTCCGATAGTATTGCACTAAAAGGAACTTCATTGACTTGTGATCTCAGCTGCCAAC
This Fusarium poae strain DAOMC 252244 chromosome 3, whole genome shotgun sequence DNA region includes the following protein-coding sequences:
- a CDS encoding hypothetical protein (TransMembrane:2 (i21-44o70-90i)); protein product: MKLLNRGKPNKNPFRDNSATLLISTLLLGVPLTIVLLHCAYQTYYKKGAHWSHHHDILDPVTHAHDPSSLLYAASYSGLVTTLNLSLAAYRDAPVKLETLATTDACGGSPSWLTLDWMNGVLYCTDEGIKDGKNGSLVSFATNENGTLAPLTKLSTALGPVSAVAYGQWDYGLAVAHYGGSAFTTWDIRDPSNITSLQVLEYSLPKPGPDPSRQEASHPHAAVLDPTKRFLLVPDLGADLIRVYSVDEDESLALSKLDPLVVAPGSGPRHLTFVVKETKTFMYLVTELANTVVGYEVVYGGGFIVFKEVWSSGIHGKGNDIPRGAAAAEIAVSPDREYLLISSRNENTLEIPSFDGGNTTSITSDSLVSFRIDGETGHLALQQDIACGGRFPRHFTINKAGTLVAVALQHDSRVIILERDVKTGMIGDFVAYAELEGEVTAVIFYE